A stretch of the Gossypium hirsutum isolate 1008001.06 chromosome D07, Gossypium_hirsutum_v2.1, whole genome shotgun sequence genome encodes the following:
- the LOC107955399 gene encoding ER lumen protein-retaining receptor erd-2.2, protein MGSKRDSNSAVKKVFERIRKQSKKMKILFAVMAMLFSLVALKLTAKYHNHFFVASESIHAAGILVLIYKLTTKKTCSGLSLKSQELTAIYLAVRVVCSFNLEGDIHTLLDFATFLFTAWVIFMIRFKLKSTYIKELDNFPIYYMVVPCAILAMLINPRTAHIYFSHVLWAFCVYLEAVSVMPQLRMMQNAKMIEPFTAHYVFALGMARFLACAHWIIQVYETGGRYLFLVGYGYLWFPMAILAEIVQTFILVDFCYYYIKSFMQGQLIIRMPV, encoded by the exons ATGGGGAGCAAGAGAGATTCAAATTCTGCAGTGAAAAAGGTGTTTGAACGGATAAGGAAGCAATCGAAGAAGATGAAGATCTTATTTGCAGTCATGGCGATGCTGTTTTCTTTAGTGGCATTGAAGCTTACGGCGAAATATCACAATCACTTTTTTGTTGCCTCTGAGTCCATCCATGCGGCTGGGATTCTGGTTTTGATTTACAAGCTTACTACCAAGAAGACATGTTCTG GGCTTTCGCTCAAGTCTCAAGAGCTCACAGCAATATATTTAGCAGTGAGAGTAGTGTGCAGCTTCAATTTGGAAGGTGACATTCATACATTGCTAGATTTCGCCACCTTCCTTTTCACTGCATGGGTTATATTTATGATTCGATTCAAGTTGAAGTCCACCTATATCAAGGAGCTTGATAACTTTCCCATCTATTATATG GTGGTGCCTTGTGCTATACTTGCTATGTTAATCAACCCACGTACTGCACATATATACTTCAGTCATGTTCTTTGGGCCTTTTGTGTTTATTTGGAAGCAGTTTCAGTGATGCCACAGCTTCGTATGATGCAGAATGCAAAG aTGATTGAACCATTTACAGCCCATTATGTGTTTGCACTTGGTATGGCCAGATTCCTAGCCTGCGCTCATTGGATTATCCAG GTGTATGAGACAGGAGGGAGGTATCTGTTCTTGGTGGGATATGGTTACCTTTGGTTTCCCATGGCTATACTTGCAGAAATTGTTCAAACATTCATCTTGGTTGACTTCTGTTACTATTATATTAAGAG TTTCATGCAGGGCCAACTGATAATTAGAATGCCAGTTTAG